A window from Corynebacterium singulare encodes these proteins:
- a CDS encoding sigma-70 family RNA polymerase sigma factor, with amino-acid sequence MATSSAASTATAQDEDGQDVDRGSRRNQTNDNPSADLVRVYLNGIGKTALLSAEDEVELAQAIEVGLYAEYKLANAEKLTRAEKRDLKILAREGKKARSHLLEANLRLVVSLAKRYTGRGMPLLDLIQEGNLGLIRAMEKFDYAKGFKFSTYATWWIRQAITRGMADQSRTIRLPVHLVEQVNKLSRIKREMYQSLGREATNEELAEESGIEESKIEMLLRQSRDPVSLDMPVGTDEEAPLGDFIEDAEATDAETAVVASMRHSDIRSVIGSLEEREQDVIRLRYGLDDGVPRTLDQIGRKFGLSRERVRQIEREVMAKLRDGNRADRLREYAL; translated from the coding sequence ATGGCCACATCATCCGCTGCTAGCACTGCTACCGCCCAGGACGAGGACGGACAGGACGTTGACCGCGGCTCACGCCGTAACCAAACCAATGACAACCCCTCTGCGGACCTTGTCCGCGTTTACCTCAACGGAATTGGTAAGACTGCGCTGCTGAGCGCAGAGGACGAAGTTGAGCTGGCCCAAGCAATTGAGGTGGGCCTCTACGCCGAATACAAGCTGGCCAATGCCGAAAAGCTGACCCGCGCGGAGAAGCGAGACCTCAAGATCCTTGCCCGTGAAGGCAAGAAGGCGCGCTCCCATCTGCTGGAGGCCAACCTGCGTCTCGTGGTCTCCCTTGCCAAGCGCTACACCGGCCGCGGCATGCCACTGCTGGATCTCATTCAGGAAGGCAACCTAGGCCTCATTCGCGCAATGGAGAAGTTTGATTACGCTAAGGGCTTCAAGTTCTCCACCTACGCCACGTGGTGGATTCGCCAGGCCATTACCCGCGGCATGGCTGACCAGTCCCGCACTATCCGTCTCCCTGTGCACCTAGTGGAGCAAGTAAACAAGCTCTCCCGCATTAAGCGTGAGATGTACCAATCCCTCGGCCGTGAGGCAACGAATGAGGAACTGGCAGAGGAATCTGGCATCGAGGAATCCAAGATTGAGATGCTGTTGCGCCAGTCCCGTGACCCAGTTTCCCTCGACATGCCGGTCGGTACCGATGAAGAGGCCCCACTGGGTGACTTCATCGAGGACGCCGAGGCTACCGACGCAGAAACTGCCGTGGTTGCGTCCATGCGCCATTCCGATATCCGCTCCGTTATCGGTTCCCTCGAAGAGCGCGAGCAGGATGTCATCCGTTTGCGCTACGGCCTCGATGATGGCGTGCCACGTACCTTGGACCAGATCGGCCGTAAGTTTGGCCTGTCCCGTGAGCGCGTGCGCCAGATTGAGCGAGAGGTCATGGCCAAGCTCCGTGACGGCAACCGTGCCGACCGCCTCCGCGAGTACGCGCTGTAA
- a CDS encoding metal-dependent transcriptional regulator, with translation MRDLVDTTEMYLRTIYELEEEGITPLRARIAERLEQSGPTVSQTVARMERDGLLHVRTDRSLDLTPEGRELATNVMRKHRLAERLLTDVLGLDIHQVHDEACRWEHVMSEEVEKRVVAVLDDASRSPFGNPIPGLAQLGASPAELDLGIRAIDLPLGEETKATIVQINEVLQADNSTFRALHTSGLHVGSPVTVVNNNGSITLSTGDGETIELVDDLAHAIRVEVK, from the coding sequence GTGAGGGACCTAGTCGACACTACGGAAATGTATCTGCGAACCATTTACGAGCTCGAAGAAGAGGGCATTACCCCATTGCGCGCCCGCATCGCGGAGCGCCTCGAACAATCCGGACCTACCGTGTCTCAAACCGTAGCCCGTATGGAGCGTGACGGTCTCCTTCACGTGCGCACTGACCGCAGCCTTGACCTCACCCCCGAAGGCCGCGAACTGGCAACCAACGTCATGCGTAAGCACCGCCTTGCAGAACGCCTGTTGACGGATGTGTTGGGGCTGGACATCCACCAGGTCCACGATGAGGCCTGCCGCTGGGAGCACGTTATGAGCGAAGAAGTAGAAAAGCGCGTTGTCGCCGTGCTCGACGATGCCTCCCGCTCGCCTTTCGGAAACCCCATTCCAGGCCTTGCGCAGCTTGGCGCGTCTCCGGCAGAACTCGACCTCGGCATCCGCGCTATTGATCTCCCTTTAGGCGAGGAAACTAAGGCAACCATCGTGCAAATCAATGAGGTCCTACAAGCTGACAACTCCACGTTCCGTGCCCTACACACCTCTGGCCTGCATGTCGGGTCGCCGGTAACAGTGGTGAACAACAATGGCTCCATCACGCTGAGCACTGGAGACGGGGAGACAATCGAGCTCGTCGACGATCTTGCACATGCTATCCGCGTGGAGGTGAAGTAG
- the galE gene encoding UDP-glucose 4-epimerase GalE, producing the protein MKLLVTGGAGYVGSVCAAVLVENGHDVTIIDNFSTGNREALPSQARLVEGDVADVAHSVLSEGGFEGVIHFAARSLVGESVEEPADYWQHNVVTTLTLLNAMREFGVKNLVFSSTAATYGEPDQVPITEAMPTQPTNPYGASKLAIDYMITSYAKAYGLGATSLRYFNVAGAYGNIGENREVETHLIPLVLQVALGHREKIFIFGDDYDTADGTAVRDYIHIRDLADAHVLALTTNTDGTHRIYNLGSGDGYSVKQVIETCRAVTGHPIPAELAPRRAGDPATLVASSDKIKSELGWNPSRTDLTTIVTDAWNFTRQLGERAHSAHR; encoded by the coding sequence ATGAAGCTTCTCGTTACCGGTGGTGCCGGATATGTGGGTAGCGTTTGCGCTGCTGTCCTCGTCGAAAATGGCCACGACGTCACCATCATCGATAATTTCTCCACCGGCAACCGCGAGGCTCTCCCTTCCCAAGCACGCCTTGTGGAGGGCGACGTGGCCGACGTGGCTCACTCCGTACTCTCGGAGGGTGGATTTGAAGGTGTTATCCACTTCGCTGCACGTTCGCTTGTAGGCGAGTCCGTAGAAGAACCTGCGGACTATTGGCAGCACAACGTGGTAACCACCTTGACGCTGCTGAACGCCATGCGGGAGTTCGGCGTGAAGAACCTCGTGTTCTCTTCTACTGCCGCCACGTACGGCGAGCCGGACCAGGTTCCGATTACGGAGGCAATGCCTACGCAACCCACCAACCCCTACGGCGCCTCGAAGCTGGCTATTGATTACATGATCACCTCTTATGCCAAGGCCTACGGCTTGGGAGCGACCTCTCTGCGTTACTTCAACGTGGCCGGCGCCTACGGCAACATCGGTGAGAACCGTGAAGTAGAAACTCACCTCATCCCACTCGTCCTACAGGTGGCGTTGGGCCACCGCGAGAAGATCTTTATTTTCGGTGATGACTATGACACGGCTGATGGCACCGCGGTGCGCGACTACATCCACATCCGTGACCTTGCCGATGCCCACGTGCTTGCGCTGACCACCAACACGGACGGTACTCACCGAATTTACAACCTCGGTTCCGGCGATGGATATTCAGTCAAGCAGGTCATCGAGACCTGTCGTGCCGTCACCGGGCACCCCATCCCGGCTGAGTTGGCGCCCCGGCGCGCCGGCGACCCAGCAACGCTCGTGGCCTCCTCGGACAAAATTAAGTCTGAGCTCGGCTGGAACCCGAGCCGTACTGATCTCACCACCATCGTTACCGACGCATGGAACTTCACCCGGCAACTCGGCGAGCGGGCTCACTCGGCGCATCGCTAG
- a CDS encoding DUF4192 domain-containing protein translates to MSSYTAQTENTPPITTPGHLLANIPGLLGFYPTESVIFMAIDTTPRGPAMGPVARVDIEDAEETLPEIAAMLAEEAREGIFAFLVSHRPVSDLSQVACWLYTLDRGRDGIDIDAAWYVGEIARDEPYTLLHGAVSIDGRGPMKNWVEGTIPALTDAPTMRSCVDHDVVPELSREEFFATFARNNQHCDALEAEALGREARESATRFRARVASEKGDKRKELVDNFIDDVRWALSTAGSIEDSETNTELLKTCAVWMSTTWTRDLVIASCTDAGEQAAQLLLATARTYDGEIRANALTVFALTHLKMEWDILAGPALQTVAEEFPSHRLGSLLCQAYRYGLHDKMRETIGRGAREAYNSAIGREEESATVSGVPRTTASSDAPSEPARRVAG, encoded by the coding sequence ATGAGTTCATACACAGCGCAGACAGAAAACACACCACCAATCACAACCCCCGGCCACCTTCTAGCGAACATTCCCGGCCTGTTGGGCTTTTACCCAACTGAATCCGTCATTTTCATGGCTATTGATACCACTCCGCGTGGCCCCGCGATGGGGCCAGTCGCTCGCGTTGACATTGAGGATGCCGAAGAAACTCTTCCTGAAATAGCCGCAATGTTGGCGGAAGAAGCCCGCGAAGGGATCTTTGCCTTCCTCGTATCCCACCGTCCTGTGTCGGATCTGAGCCAGGTTGCTTGTTGGCTATACACCCTTGACCGAGGGCGCGACGGTATCGATATTGACGCCGCATGGTACGTGGGAGAGATTGCCCGCGATGAGCCCTATACCTTGCTCCACGGGGCGGTGAGTATTGACGGCCGCGGTCCGATGAAAAACTGGGTTGAAGGGACAATCCCTGCGTTGACCGACGCACCGACGATGCGCTCATGCGTCGACCACGACGTCGTCCCAGAACTCAGTCGTGAGGAGTTCTTCGCCACCTTTGCCCGCAACAACCAACACTGTGATGCGCTTGAGGCCGAGGCTTTGGGACGTGAAGCGCGAGAAAGCGCCACGAGGTTCCGCGCCCGAGTAGCTTCGGAAAAAGGGGATAAGCGAAAGGAACTAGTCGATAACTTCATCGATGATGTCCGCTGGGCCCTTTCTACAGCAGGAAGCATCGAGGACTCGGAGACCAACACTGAGCTACTGAAGACCTGCGCGGTGTGGATGTCCACCACCTGGACGCGCGATTTGGTAATCGCTAGCTGCACGGACGCAGGTGAACAGGCCGCACAGCTCTTGCTGGCGACGGCACGAACCTACGATGGGGAAATTCGCGCTAACGCTCTAACAGTTTTTGCCTTGACACACCTAAAGATGGAGTGGGACATTCTTGCCGGACCGGCGCTACAAACGGTGGCAGAAGAGTTCCCGAGCCACCGCTTGGGGTCATTGCTATGCCAAGCCTATCGATACGGTCTCCATGACAAGATGCGTGAGACGATCGGCCGCGGTGCACGAGAAGCCTATAACTCTGCCATTGGAAGGGAAGAAGAATCGGCGACTGTGAGCGGTGTCCCTAGAACTACGGCGTCTAGCGATGCGCCGAGTGAGCCCGCTCGCCGAGTTGCCGGGTGA
- a CDS encoding PAC2 family protein → MQEEQRRMYELEYPAPVVKDDSVEGSGPTMIVAMNGYADAGQAVEASADHLKAALDNRQLASFNNDELIDYRSRRPAVTIDHDRTVEIENSDLGIKVLRDNSGKPFLLLSGPEPDLRWEAFTNAVVNLVEKFDIKNTIMLYSAPMPVPHTRPTVVTAHGNSPELLNSMVRMESTMMVPGAAALYIERALDKKGRRVAGYTAHVPHYLAASSYPSATLRLLDSVASAADLNIPLGSLEADVARVHQQLEEQVADSDEIAGVVNQLEEQYDAYMERYRKRHPQAIMPGEEHMPTGEEIGADFEAFLAGLDDDPDILSENIDDREDNYGKDEGKDEDTDMGDDV, encoded by the coding sequence ATGCAGGAAGAACAGCGCCGCATGTATGAGCTGGAATACCCCGCTCCGGTGGTCAAGGACGATTCCGTAGAAGGCAGCGGGCCCACCATGATCGTGGCCATGAATGGTTACGCTGATGCCGGACAAGCGGTCGAGGCCAGCGCGGATCATCTCAAAGCTGCTTTGGATAACCGTCAGTTGGCATCCTTCAACAACGACGAGTTGATTGATTATCGTTCGCGCCGCCCTGCCGTCACCATTGATCATGACCGCACCGTCGAGATCGAAAACAGCGACCTTGGTATCAAGGTCCTCCGCGATAACTCTGGTAAGCCCTTCCTGCTGCTTTCTGGCCCAGAGCCAGACCTGCGGTGGGAGGCGTTTACCAATGCGGTGGTGAATTTGGTGGAGAAGTTCGACATCAAGAACACCATCATGCTCTATTCTGCCCCGATGCCAGTGCCCCATACCCGCCCGACGGTGGTTACAGCGCATGGCAATTCCCCGGAGCTGTTGAACTCCATGGTGCGCATGGAGTCGACCATGATGGTGCCAGGGGCCGCCGCGCTCTACATTGAGCGAGCTCTGGATAAGAAGGGCCGCCGTGTGGCCGGTTACACCGCGCACGTTCCCCACTACTTGGCTGCCTCGTCCTATCCTTCGGCCACTCTGCGGCTTCTGGATTCTGTAGCCTCTGCTGCGGATCTCAATATCCCGTTGGGAAGCCTCGAAGCCGATGTGGCACGAGTGCATCAGCAGTTGGAAGAACAGGTCGCCGACTCTGATGAGATTGCCGGTGTGGTCAACCAGCTCGAAGAGCAATATGACGCCTACATGGAGCGCTATCGCAAGCGTCACCCACAGGCCATCATGCCAGGCGAAGAACATATGCCCACGGGCGAAGAGATCGGAGCGGATTTCGAGGCCTTCCTCGCTGGGCTCGATGATGACCCCGATATCCTCTCTGAGAACATCGATGACCGTGAGGACAACTACGGCAAGGACGAAGGCAAAGACGAAGACACTGACATGGGAGATGACGTCTAG
- a CDS encoding DEAD/DEAH box helicase, translating into MNLSQMLPDLAEVPESMVDEAIWDTFQSWASGRGISLYPAQEEASLGILAGDNVILATPTGSGKSMVANAAHFIALARGQRSFYTAPIKALVSEKFFALCEIFGPENVGMMTGDATVNGSAPIIAATAEIVANIALRDGAEAAIDQVVMDEFHYYSEPDRGWAWQVPLLELPKAQFLLMSATLGDTAWLEKDLTERTGRTTTLVAGTTRPVPLDFSYVFSAVHETIEELLESGKAPVYVVHFSQREASERAQALTSLSKIITPEEKEAIAAELGSFRFTTTFGKDLSKLLRKGIGVHHAGMLPKYRRLVERLAQKGLLKIICGTDTLGVGINVPIRTVLMTGLAKYDGTRQRILKSREFHQIAGRAGRAGYDTEGTVVVEAPEHEIENAKARRRLGDDPARLKKLKKKSAREGEVSWSEKTYARLIDAEPEQLTSQFRVSNSMLLNVLARHGNGYEHLKHLLRTSHNTRTRQNEDILTALSLFRGLLNSGVVQKSTKGLDIYGRPYHVVREMPRDFALNQPLGPFALAALTLLDPESETYALDVISVFESVLDDPRQVLIAQQKQRRGEEIAALKAEGVDYTERMAIVEDITWPKPLEDLLEQSYETFCHTNPWAKEFELRPKSVVRDMLESAMTFSDLVATYGLARSEGVILRYLTDAWRTLKQSIPEEYLTEELEDIIVWLGELIHQVDSSLVDEWAEMAGEDSPISQKDLDRELAFGVEDPTALTANQRAFGIMVRNYFFRLAQLFALEKEDRLAELLDYLDEVPDFGQALDDYFDDYDDIDVGPAARGPEYFVLDKGKEGTQASSRSWTVRQILKDPEDDNAYQIVGIVDLDASDEAGEVRLSELRVEH; encoded by the coding sequence GTGAACCTTTCTCAGATGTTGCCCGATCTCGCCGAAGTCCCTGAGTCGATGGTTGATGAGGCCATCTGGGACACTTTTCAATCATGGGCTTCCGGCCGCGGTATTTCGCTTTACCCCGCCCAGGAGGAAGCCTCGCTCGGTATCTTGGCCGGCGATAACGTCATTTTGGCTACCCCTACTGGTTCCGGTAAGTCTATGGTGGCTAATGCAGCTCATTTCATTGCACTGGCCCGCGGGCAGCGCAGTTTCTACACGGCGCCAATTAAGGCCCTCGTGAGCGAAAAGTTTTTCGCGTTGTGTGAGATTTTTGGTCCCGAGAACGTCGGCATGATGACCGGTGATGCCACCGTCAATGGCTCTGCCCCCATCATCGCAGCCACCGCTGAGATTGTGGCAAACATCGCGCTGCGTGATGGCGCGGAAGCTGCGATCGATCAAGTCGTCATGGATGAGTTCCACTACTACTCCGAGCCTGACCGCGGCTGGGCCTGGCAAGTTCCGCTGCTCGAGTTACCCAAGGCACAGTTCCTACTCATGTCCGCCACACTCGGTGACACCGCCTGGCTGGAAAAAGACCTCACTGAACGCACCGGCCGCACCACCACACTCGTGGCCGGGACAACACGCCCGGTTCCCCTTGACTTTTCGTATGTCTTTTCTGCGGTGCACGAGACTATTGAAGAGCTCCTCGAATCCGGCAAGGCACCCGTCTATGTTGTGCATTTCTCGCAGCGCGAAGCCTCTGAGCGTGCCCAGGCGTTAACCTCTCTGTCAAAAATCATCACTCCGGAAGAAAAGGAAGCAATCGCAGCCGAGCTCGGCTCCTTCCGTTTCACCACGACTTTTGGCAAGGATCTGTCCAAGCTGCTGCGCAAGGGTATCGGCGTCCATCACGCGGGCATGCTGCCCAAATACCGGCGCCTGGTCGAGCGTCTGGCGCAGAAGGGGCTGCTGAAGATTATTTGCGGTACCGACACGTTGGGAGTCGGTATTAATGTTCCGATTCGTACGGTACTCATGACGGGCCTAGCCAAATACGATGGCACCCGGCAGCGCATCCTCAAGTCGCGAGAATTCCACCAGATTGCTGGCCGTGCGGGTCGCGCAGGCTACGACACCGAGGGCACGGTCGTGGTCGAGGCCCCGGAGCATGAGATTGAGAACGCTAAGGCACGCCGCCGTCTCGGGGATGACCCGGCGCGCCTCAAGAAGCTTAAGAAGAAGTCCGCGCGCGAAGGTGAGGTTTCGTGGTCGGAGAAGACCTACGCACGGCTTATCGACGCCGAACCGGAGCAACTCACTTCCCAGTTCCGGGTGTCCAACTCGATGTTGCTCAATGTGCTGGCTCGCCATGGCAACGGTTACGAGCACTTGAAGCATTTGCTGCGCACAAGTCACAACACTCGGACGCGACAGAACGAGGACATTTTGACCGCGTTGAGTCTCTTCCGTGGCCTCCTCAATTCGGGAGTGGTGCAAAAGTCCACCAAGGGACTCGATATTTACGGCCGCCCCTATCACGTGGTCCGAGAGATGCCGCGCGATTTTGCGCTCAACCAGCCGCTCGGCCCCTTTGCATTGGCGGCTTTGACGCTGCTTGATCCGGAATCTGAAACGTATGCTCTGGATGTCATCTCCGTTTTTGAATCGGTTCTCGATGATCCCCGCCAAGTCCTCATAGCTCAACAAAAACAGCGCCGAGGCGAAGAGATTGCAGCTCTTAAAGCTGAGGGCGTGGACTACACCGAGCGCATGGCCATCGTGGAAGACATCACGTGGCCGAAACCTCTCGAGGACTTGCTCGAACAATCCTATGAGACGTTCTGCCACACCAACCCTTGGGCTAAGGAGTTTGAGCTGCGTCCCAAGTCGGTTGTGCGGGACATGTTGGAGAGCGCAATGACCTTTTCCGACCTCGTGGCAACCTACGGTCTGGCCCGCTCTGAGGGCGTTATCCTGCGTTATCTCACCGATGCTTGGCGCACGCTTAAACAATCCATCCCGGAGGAGTACCTCACCGAGGAACTCGAGGACATCATCGTGTGGCTTGGGGAGCTTATTCACCAAGTGGATTCCTCGCTTGTTGACGAGTGGGCAGAAATGGCTGGTGAAGACTCTCCGATCTCCCAGAAGGATCTCGACCGCGAGTTGGCGTTCGGTGTGGAGGACCCCACCGCTCTTACCGCGAACCAACGTGCTTTCGGCATCATGGTGCGAAATTACTTCTTCCGCCTTGCCCAGCTTTTCGCTTTGGAAAAGGAGGACCGCTTGGCCGAGCTTTTGGACTACCTCGACGAAGTTCCCGACTTTGGTCAGGCCCTCGATGACTACTTCGACGATTATGACGATATCGATGTCGGCCCGGCAGCGCGCGGGCCAGAGTATTTCGTGCTCGACAAAGGTAAGGAGGGCACTCAGGCCTCCTCACGCTCGTGGACCGTGCGTCAGATTCTCAAGGATCCTGAGGACGACAATGCCTACCAGATAGTGGGAATCGTGGACTTAGATGCCTCCGATGAGGCTGGTGAGGTGCGACTCTCTGAGCTTCGCGTGGAGCACTGA
- a CDS encoding PTS sugar transporter subunit IIC gives MKVLNGISIAVVVSLVPQALLGELAKALLPYWDGAATVLTLTGLAASLLPVMIGILVAIEFTLTPIQTAAVGIASFCGSGVATTNPDGGFLLKGTGLVINSGLTAAMAVGLLLLIGGRLKNYSILLLSTIVTLVVGTIGWVVTYPIVKIFTVWLGGLVNGATTLQPIVMGVVLAVLFAVMIVSPVSTVGIATAIFMEGVASGTANLGVVAASFTLLAAGWRANGFATSILHVLGSPKVQMANMLSKPVTFLPVICTAAIVGGVGGALGISGTPISAGFGISGLMGPLAALNYEGWGWTTSNVLIILFVYVVLPLALGLLFSWLFEKVLRLTKSEYYALNFE, from the coding sequence ATGAAGGTTCTCAACGGCATTTCCATTGCGGTGGTTGTTTCCCTCGTCCCACAAGCGCTCCTTGGTGAACTTGCCAAAGCTCTGCTTCCATACTGGGATGGCGCGGCCACCGTGCTCACCCTTACCGGGCTTGCTGCAAGCCTGCTTCCGGTGATGATTGGCATCCTCGTGGCCATTGAGTTCACGTTGACTCCCATCCAGACCGCTGCCGTAGGCATAGCCTCCTTTTGCGGTTCCGGTGTCGCCACCACCAATCCTGATGGCGGTTTCTTACTCAAAGGAACCGGACTCGTCATCAACTCCGGACTGACTGCCGCCATGGCTGTGGGGCTGTTGCTCCTCATTGGCGGGCGTTTAAAGAACTACTCCATTTTGTTGCTCTCCACCATCGTCACGCTCGTCGTCGGCACTATCGGCTGGGTAGTCACCTATCCCATCGTCAAGATTTTCACGGTGTGGCTGGGTGGCCTCGTCAATGGCGCTACTACGCTCCAACCCATCGTCATGGGTGTTGTGCTCGCCGTGCTCTTTGCCGTGATGATCGTGTCTCCAGTGTCTACCGTGGGCATCGCCACCGCCATTTTTATGGAGGGAGTAGCATCCGGCACCGCCAACCTAGGCGTGGTGGCCGCCAGCTTTACCCTTCTTGCCGCCGGCTGGCGCGCCAACGGCTTCGCCACCTCCATCCTGCACGTCCTCGGTTCCCCGAAGGTGCAGATGGCCAACATGCTCTCCAAACCCGTCACCTTTCTCCCCGTCATCTGTACTGCTGCCATCGTGGGCGGCGTGGGCGGAGCCCTCGGCATCTCAGGTACTCCAATCTCTGCGGGTTTTGGCATCTCTGGACTCATGGGGCCGCTGGCCGCATTGAACTATGAAGGCTGGGGCTGGACCACAAGCAACGTCCTCATCATCCTTTTCGTCTACGTTGTCCTCCCTTTGGCCCTTGGCCTGCTCTTTTCTTGGCTCTTCGAGAAGGTTCTGCGCCTGACAAAATCGGAGTACTACGCTCTGAATTTCGAGTAA
- a CDS encoding VIT1/CCC1 transporter family protein codes for MTLHDDEPHGASHNARLNSLRAGVLGANDGIVSVAALVLGVVGSGASASAILTAGLAATVSGAASMALGEYVSVSAQRDSERMMIAKETRELAELPEPEHEELVSMLSSYGMNTTTAETAAQEIAAKDRLLEAHLRLEMGIDGEDLTNPWHAAFWSAVSFLAGAALPLISVFFAPMEMAAAVVAIITLVALAVTGYVSARLANTDATHSMLRLVFGGALGLAITYGIGVAFGGVIG; via the coding sequence ATGACTCTTCATGACGATGAGCCTCACGGTGCTTCCCACAACGCGCGGCTGAATTCGCTACGTGCCGGTGTGCTTGGCGCTAACGACGGAATCGTCTCCGTCGCCGCGCTTGTGTTAGGCGTGGTGGGCTCGGGGGCGTCGGCAAGCGCAATTCTCACAGCTGGACTCGCTGCCACAGTGTCAGGCGCAGCATCAATGGCATTAGGTGAATACGTATCCGTTTCCGCACAACGTGATTCCGAAAGAATGATGATTGCCAAAGAGACCCGCGAGCTTGCCGAGCTCCCAGAACCGGAGCACGAGGAGCTGGTCTCGATGCTCTCTAGTTATGGAATGAACACAACGACGGCTGAAACTGCCGCACAGGAAATCGCTGCCAAAGACAGACTCCTCGAGGCTCACTTGCGCTTAGAGATGGGCATTGATGGCGAGGACCTCACCAACCCGTGGCATGCAGCGTTCTGGTCAGCCGTGTCCTTCTTGGCGGGTGCTGCCCTGCCGCTCATCTCGGTTTTCTTCGCGCCAATGGAGATGGCAGCAGCCGTCGTTGCTATCATCACGCTCGTCGCGTTGGCTGTGACAGGCTACGTTTCTGCACGTCTGGCAAACACTGATGCAACCCATTCCATGCTGCGTCTCGTTTTCGGCGGCGCCTTGGGCCTGGCGATCACCTACGGTATCGGCGTTGCCTTCGGTGGAGTCATAGGATAA
- a CDS encoding carboxymuconolactone decarboxylase family protein, protein MSIDNLKSALPAYAKDQKLNLGTLSRTTELNEEQLWGSLVAAAAATRNDLVLKEILEDAREHLSEAALDAALGAATVMAMNNVAYRAKSWLGDDFAQVKFGLRMNIISKPGVDKATFELWSTVVSAINGCEHCLSAHANTLLEEGVTKEQIWEGIKVAGVVEAVAQALQAESVRTA, encoded by the coding sequence GTGTCTATTGATAACCTAAAGTCCGCGCTTCCGGCCTATGCCAAGGATCAGAAGCTCAACCTCGGCACGCTGTCCCGTACTACCGAGCTGAACGAGGAACAGCTGTGGGGCAGCCTGGTTGCCGCCGCTGCAGCTACCCGCAATGACCTCGTACTCAAGGAGATTCTTGAGGACGCCCGCGAGCACCTCAGTGAGGCGGCGCTTGACGCAGCCCTCGGCGCTGCCACGGTAATGGCCATGAACAATGTGGCTTACCGCGCCAAGAGCTGGTTGGGTGATGACTTCGCCCAAGTTAAATTCGGCCTGCGCATGAACATCATCTCCAAGCCGGGCGTGGACAAGGCCACGTTTGAGCTGTGGAGCACGGTTGTTTCTGCGATCAACGGCTGTGAGCACTGCCTGTCTGCCCATGCCAACACCCTTCTCGAGGAGGGCGTGACCAAGGAGCAGATTTGGGAAGGCATTAAGGTCGCCGGCGTTGTCGAGGCTGTAGCCCAAGCACTCCAGGCAGAGTCCGTCCGAACTGCGTAA
- a CDS encoding peroxiredoxin — translation MPILTVGEQFPEFELTALKGGDLHDVNANQPEDYFEQVSLDKYRGMWKVVFFYPKDFTFVCPTEIAAFGKLDEEFQDRDTQILGGSTDNEYAHFNWRATHPELKEVPFPMFSDIRHDLIRALGVENADGVADRATFIIDPDGVIQFVSVTPDAVGRNVDEVLRVLDALQSEEVCACNWEANDPTKNINKLDVVKSAL, via the coding sequence ATGCCTATCCTGACCGTCGGCGAACAGTTCCCAGAGTTCGAGCTAACTGCGCTGAAGGGCGGTGACCTCCACGACGTCAACGCGAACCAGCCGGAGGATTACTTCGAGCAGGTTTCCCTGGATAAGTACCGCGGCATGTGGAAGGTTGTGTTCTTCTACCCGAAGGATTTCACCTTTGTGTGTCCGACCGAGATTGCGGCCTTTGGCAAGCTGGATGAAGAGTTCCAGGATCGCGATACCCAGATTCTTGGCGGCTCTACCGATAACGAGTACGCCCACTTCAACTGGCGCGCTACCCACCCAGAGCTCAAGGAAGTTCCGTTCCCGATGTTCTCTGACATCCGCCACGACCTGATCCGTGCCCTCGGCGTGGAGAACGCTGACGGCGTCGCCGATCGCGCCACCTTCATCATCGACCCAGATGGTGTCATCCAGTTCGTCTCCGTGACTCCGGATGCGGTTGGTCGCAACGTCGATGAGGTGCTTCGCGTGCTCGACGCGTTGCAGTCGGAAGAGGTTTGTGCCTGCAACTGGGAGGCTAATGACCCGACGAAGAACATCAACAAACTGGACGTCGTTAAGTCTGCCCTTTAA